The Terriglobia bacterium genome has a segment encoding these proteins:
- a CDS encoding ribonuclease T2 yields MSRARPLSVAFLFLALAASPSVARSRHGSRAAPQGSAGVFDYYVLSLSWSPEHCVSARADADGEQCSPGRKFGFVVHGLWPQYETGWPESCGAEPLDRAVGDRMLDIMPSPKLIRHEWEKHGTCSGLPASSYFGKIREAFGKVRIPAAFQGPTASVRTTPAGFKRALLDANPGIPQDGVAISCSGRYLQEVHICLAKDLSPCRCGRDVRDHCTAPDIVVRPVR; encoded by the coding sequence ATGTCACGGGCCCGGCCGCTCTCCGTCGCGTTTCTCTTCCTGGCGCTCGCGGCCTCGCCGTCCGTAGCGCGCTCCCGGCACGGGTCGCGCGCCGCGCCGCAAGGGAGTGCGGGCGTGTTCGACTACTACGTGCTCTCCCTCTCCTGGTCGCCCGAGCACTGCGTGTCCGCTCGGGCCGACGCCGACGGCGAACAGTGCTCACCGGGGCGCAAATTCGGATTCGTCGTCCACGGCCTCTGGCCGCAGTACGAGACGGGCTGGCCGGAATCCTGCGGCGCCGAGCCGCTCGACCGAGCCGTCGGCGACCGCATGCTGGATATCATGCCGAGCCCGAAGCTCATCCGACACGAATGGGAGAAGCACGGGACGTGCAGCGGATTGCCGGCATCGTCCTACTTCGGGAAGATCCGCGAGGCGTTCGGGAAGGTCCGCATTCCGGCCGCGTTCCAGGGGCCCACCGCGAGCGTCCGCACCACGCCCGCCGGGTTCAAGAGAGCCCTACTCGATGCCAACCCCGGGATCCCGCAAGACGGGGTCGCGATCTCGTGCAGCGGGCGCTACCTTCAGGAGGTCCACATCTGCCTCGCCAAGGATCTCTCGCCGTGCCGCTGCGGCCGCGACGTTCGCGACCACTGTACGGCGCCGGACATCGTCGTGCGCCCCGTGCGCTGA